In a single window of the Tribolium castaneum strain GA2 chromosome 8, icTriCast1.1, whole genome shotgun sequence genome:
- the LOC103313446 gene encoding ankyrin-1 isoform X1, which yields MVSSEDQKKQLRGAIINNRLEEVKNIITKGYDLNSPLFQWTPLTYAITCKNLEMIQLILDNQADINFESPQKYVPLYTAIDYNCSLEVIQLLINRGADINQLGRSFFNDKINTPLSRAIQNNNLQAAHLLVENGADVHKPNPDGTTAGSLAHDLDRADFIKEKPPQENNDSLKGCTPLTAAILSGKLDEAKLLLESGVNSCKPDSNKQTPLVAAVRCKNLEAVALLLCYKANLTIPTAFLEAVNLQCTEIVKYLLENGAKINKTYRDGSTPFIKAIETENLAIIEELLHTGAQVDLANREGKTPLAVAASKRNILIVNHLIEAGASVSLARQELEEFANDDEDFDLYYQDLVERGEQIVAPVSNRGLPLGANATAD from the exons CAACTGAGGGGGGCAATAATAAACAACAGACTGGAAGAAGTCAAGAACATCATTACCAAAGGATATGATCTAAACTCCCCTCTCTTTCAATGGACTCCACTTACGTACGCCATTACttgcaaaaatttggaaatgatTCAGTTGATATTAGATAACCAGGctgatataaattttgaaagtccCCAAAAATATGTGCCTTTATACACTGCCATTGACTACAACTGTTCACTCGAAGTCATTCAACTCTTAATCAACCGCGGAGCTGATATCAACCAACTTGGACGCAGTTTCTTCAATGACAAAATCAACACTCCCCTATCACGAGCAATCCAGAACAATAATTTGCAAGCCGCTCATTTACTGGTCGAAAATGGAGCTGACGTCCATAAGCCAAACCCAGATGGAACAACTGCTGGGTCACTTGCCCACGACCTAGACCGTGCAGATTTCATCAAAGAAAAGCCACCACAAGAAAACAATGACAGTTTAAAAGGTTGCACGCCTCTGACTGCAGCCATTCTGTCCGGGAAACTGGACGAAGCAAAGCTACTTCTAGAATCGGGAGTGAATTCCTGCAAGCCTGACTCCAACAAACAAACCCCACTTGTGGCCGCAGTCCGGTGTAAAAACCTCGAAGCTGTGGCACTCCTACTGTGTTACAAAGCGAATTTAACAATCCCGACTGCGTTTTTGGAGGCTGTTAACTTACAGTGCACCGAAATTGTCAAATATTTGTTAGAAAATGGGGccaaaatcaataaaacgTACCGCGATGGTTCCACGCCGTTTATCAAAGCGATAGAAACGGAAAATTTGGCAATCATTGAGGAGCTTTTGCACACTGGGGCCCAAGTGGACCTGGCTAATAGAGAAGGAAAGACTCCTTTGGCTGTCGCAGCGAGTAAAAGAAATATTCTCATTGTGAATCATTTGATTGAGGCGGGAGCTAGCGTTAGTTTGGCACGCCAAGAGCTTGAAGAATTTGCAAATGATGATGAAGATTTTGACTTGTATTATCAAGATTTGGTGGAGCGAGGAGAACAGATCGTGGCTCCAGTGTCTAACAGAG GTTTGCCACTTGGAGCCAACGCCACGGCAGACTAA
- the LOC103313446 gene encoding ankyrin-1 isoform X2 codes for MIQLILDNQADINFESPQKYVPLYTAIDYNCSLEVIQLLINRGADINQLGRSFFNDKINTPLSRAIQNNNLQAAHLLVENGADVHKPNPDGTTAGSLAHDLDRADFIKEKPPQENNDSLKGCTPLTAAILSGKLDEAKLLLESGVNSCKPDSNKQTPLVAAVRCKNLEAVALLLCYKANLTIPTAFLEAVNLQCTEIVKYLLENGAKINKTYRDGSTPFIKAIETENLAIIEELLHTGAQVDLANREGKTPLAVAASKRNILIVNHLIEAGASVSLARQELEEFANDDEDFDLYYQDLVERGEQIVAPVSNRGLPLGANATAD; via the exons atgatTCAGTTGATATTAGATAACCAGGctgatataaattttgaaagtccCCAAAAATATGTGCCTTTATACACTGCCATTGACTACAACTGTTCACTCGAAGTCATTCAACTCTTAATCAACCGCGGAGCTGATATCAACCAACTTGGACGCAGTTTCTTCAATGACAAAATCAACACTCCCCTATCACGAGCAATCCAGAACAATAATTTGCAAGCCGCTCATTTACTGGTCGAAAATGGAGCTGACGTCCATAAGCCAAACCCAGATGGAACAACTGCTGGGTCACTTGCCCACGACCTAGACCGTGCAGATTTCATCAAAGAAAAGCCACCACAAGAAAACAATGACAGTTTAAAAGGTTGCACGCCTCTGACTGCAGCCATTCTGTCCGGGAAACTGGACGAAGCAAAGCTACTTCTAGAATCGGGAGTGAATTCCTGCAAGCCTGACTCCAACAAACAAACCCCACTTGTGGCCGCAGTCCGGTGTAAAAACCTCGAAGCTGTGGCACTCCTACTGTGTTACAAAGCGAATTTAACAATCCCGACTGCGTTTTTGGAGGCTGTTAACTTACAGTGCACCGAAATTGTCAAATATTTGTTAGAAAATGGGGccaaaatcaataaaacgTACCGCGATGGTTCCACGCCGTTTATCAAAGCGATAGAAACGGAAAATTTGGCAATCATTGAGGAGCTTTTGCACACTGGGGCCCAAGTGGACCTGGCTAATAGAGAAGGAAAGACTCCTTTGGCTGTCGCAGCGAGTAAAAGAAATATTCTCATTGTGAATCATTTGATTGAGGCGGGAGCTAGCGTTAGTTTGGCACGCCAAGAGCTTGAAGAATTTGCAAATGATGATGAAGATTTTGACTTGTATTATCAAGATTTGGTGGAGCGAGGAGAACAGATCGTGGCTCCAGTGTCTAACAGAG GTTTGCCACTTGGAGCCAACGCCACGGCAGACTAA